The following nucleotide sequence is from candidate division TA06 bacterium.
CCAAAAATGACAACAGTTTTGCCGACTCCCAGTTGGAACTGGCTAAAAAGCATGGGGCAAGCGTCATCACCGCCAACGACCCTGAATTCCCGGAAAACCTGAATAATTTCAGCGATGCCCCAACCCTGCTGTACGTTAGGGGCAGTTTTCAGCCGCAGGACCGGAAAGCAGTGGCCATAGTGGGTTCGCGCGATCCCAGCCCTTACGGCCGCAACGTGGCCGGCAATCTGGCGCTGGAACTGGGAAAGGCCGGCCTGACCATCGTTAGTGGGATGGCTAGGGGCATAGACACTTCGGCCCACCTGGGGGCCCTGGCCGCTCCGGCCCGCACCATCGCGGTGCTGGGCTGCGGAGTGGACATAGCCTATCCTTTTGAGAATGTCAAACTTCGCGACCGGATCGCAGCCCAGGGCGCGGTGATCTCCGAATATCCTTTAGGCACTGAGCCTCTGGCCGGGCATTTTCCCAGCCGCAACCGGATCATCACCGGGCTTTCTCTGGGATTGGTGGCGGTGGAAGCCCGCGCCGACAGCGGGGTTTTTTCCAGCGTGCGCTGGGCGGCCGACCAGGGCCGGGACGTGTTTGCGGTGCCGGGCCCGGTCAATTCGGCCACCAGCCAGGGCACCAACCAGCTGATAAAGCAGGGGGCAAAACTGGTCAGCAGTGCCCGGGATATTCTGGAAGAACTGAACCTGGAACAAAAAATATCAAAAAAGGTCCAGGAACTGAAGAAAACTCCAACTGCTCCAGCCCCAAAACTGGACGAGGCCGAGGAGAACCTTTATAATACCCTGACTCCCGAACCCCTGCACATAGACAGCCTGGCCGATATCGCCAATCTAAAAAGCCCGGAGCTTATAAAAGCGCTTTTATCTTTGGAACTGAAGGGCCTGGTAAAGCAACTGCCGGGCAAGATGTTCATCAGAACTTAATATTTTCCCCCGACTGAAATTAAGCAAAATATAAGCAAAAAATACATACGCAAAAAATACACTTGACAAAAGGAGTGATATTATGGTATATTTATAAACATGCCGCGCATAAAAGTTTTATACTTTTGGCTGGCTTGCATATTTAACAATAATAATAAGGCCTTTGCCCACAGTTTGGCAACTATGGGCGGGGGCTTTTTGCGTTTGGGCTTATTCTGGTAAAATGTATGGCGCCGGATAATAATTAAGAAAGTAATTACGGCGATGGTCTACGATGGTCTATGCGCGATAGCTTGGACAAATGGACGCTACCTGACCGTTTGGACGGAGATACGTCCAATGCCGAAGGGTTTCCTTCAATTTGTTATGACTGTTCATTTAATAAGGTACATGCTTCTTGGTCACATTTAGGCTGGATTGAATACAGCTATGATACTATTAATGTATCTGGAATCCAAAATGAAATAGCACCGACTATAATAACAAGCCCGCCGTTATTGATTATATAAATCAGTCCATAATAGTATAGACCTTAGTTTGGATATGGTATAATTGCGGTCATGAAGAAGAGGGCAGATAGCCGCAAATTGAGCCATGAGGTTCTGACGGAGCTGTGAAAGCGCGCCGTTGCCCAGGTGCAGTAAGGGGAGAACCCGGAAGCCGTAATTAGAGTCATGGGATTCTGCCGGGCTTGCATTTATAACTGGTTGGCGATGTATCGGGCCGGGGGCTTTCGATGCGCTGGGTGCCCG
It contains:
- the dprA gene encoding DNA-protecting protein DprA — encoded protein: MMNSDELWWWLKLKGVPGVGPIRYRLLLNEFGSPRNAFALSQKELCRAEGVDEVTASAIIRSKNDNSFADSQLELAKKHGASVITANDPEFPENLNNFSDAPTLLYVRGSFQPQDRKAVAIVGSRDPSPYGRNVAGNLALELGKAGLTIVSGMARGIDTSAHLGALAAPARTIAVLGCGVDIAYPFENVKLRDRIAAQGAVISEYPLGTEPLAGHFPSRNRIITGLSLGLVAVEARADSGVFSSVRWAADQGRDVFAVPGPVNSATSQGTNQLIKQGAKLVSSARDILEELNLEQKISKKVQELKKTPTAPAPKLDEAEENLYNTLTPEPLHIDSLADIANLKSPELIKALLSLELKGLVKQLPGKMFIRT